From the genome of Streptomyces sp. NBC_01317, one region includes:
- a CDS encoding transglycosylase family protein: MSANGRHRRPRQAPALIVAAGVTGSAIAIPLLGATSASAADASTWDRVADCESGGAWSADLGNAYFGGLQIAQETWDDFGGGDYATRPDLASRSQQIAVAEKILDAQGPSAWASCAPVAGLLKNTEEPQVDPGAAPGTVEESASPEASTDSGGESDTDRAEGSDTTPTSPDSTPSGSARSAGGERDGGDGTESGATDAGTPRPSRSATPSSGATTDTVKGKHRGGAAPEDPASPGATGLTPDNSGEERESGRHASRGDGVTRDAEGVTADVAGTPDGEYVVRPGDCLWRIADENGVEGGWSALYEANKDALGSDPDVILPGQTVDLSVK, from the coding sequence ATGTCCGCGAACGGCCGACACCGTCGCCCCCGCCAGGCGCCCGCTCTCATCGTCGCGGCGGGGGTGACCGGCTCCGCGATCGCCATTCCCCTGCTCGGCGCCACCTCCGCCAGCGCGGCGGACGCCTCCACCTGGGACCGCGTCGCCGACTGCGAGAGCGGGGGCGCGTGGAGCGCGGACCTCGGCAACGCTTATTTCGGCGGACTCCAGATCGCCCAGGAGACCTGGGACGACTTCGGCGGCGGGGACTACGCGACCCGCCCCGACCTCGCCAGCCGCTCGCAGCAGATAGCGGTCGCCGAGAAGATCCTCGACGCCCAGGGCCCGTCGGCGTGGGCCAGCTGCGCGCCCGTCGCCGGACTCCTGAAGAACACGGAGGAGCCCCAGGTCGACCCCGGAGCGGCTCCCGGGACGGTCGAGGAGTCCGCGAGCCCGGAGGCGTCCACCGACTCCGGCGGCGAGTCGGACACGGATCGGGCGGAAGGCTCCGACACCACCCCGACCAGCCCCGACAGCACCCCCTCCGGCAGCGCGAGGAGCGCGGGCGGCGAACGGGACGGCGGTGACGGTACGGAGAGCGGCGCCACGGACGCGGGCACCCCGAGGCCTTCCCGCTCGGCCACCCCCTCCTCCGGAGCCACCACGGACACCGTCAAGGGCAAGCACCGCGGCGGCGCGGCCCCCGAGGACCCGGCGAGCCCCGGCGCGACCGGCCTCACGCCGGACAACTCGGGCGAAGAGCGTGAATCCGGGCGTCACGCCTCCCGAGGTGACGGGGTGACACGTGACGCGGAAGGCGTGACGGCCGACGTCGCCGGCACCCCCGACGGCGAATACGTCGTCCGCCCCGGTGACTGTCTGTGGCGTATCGCGGACGAGAACGGCGTCGAGGGCGGCTGGTCCGCGCTCTACGAGGCGAACAAGGACGCGCTCGGCTCCGACCCCGACGTCATCCTGCCTGGCCAGACCGTTGATCTCAGCGTGAAGTAG
- a CDS encoding cytochrome P450 family protein encodes MSTPDVPELFTWEFATDPYPAYAWLREHAPVYRTELPSGVEAWLVTRYADAKRALADPRLSKNPVHHAGSAHAKGRTGIPGERNAELMTHLLNIDPPDHTRLRRLVSKAFTPRRVAQFAPRVQELTDRLIDGFAAKGEADLIHDFAFPLPIYAICDLLGVPREDQDDFRDWAGMMIRHGGGPRGGVARSVKKMRNYLAELIHRKRENPGDDLISDLIRSSDHGEHLTENEAAAMAFILLFAGFETTVNLIGNGMYALLRHPEQRALLQASLDAGESGLLATGVEELLRYDGPVELATWRYATEPLTLGGQAVATGDPVLVVLAAADRDPARFEDPDRLDLARRDNQHLGYGHGIHYCVGAPLARLEGQAALGTLLTRLPDVRLAGDPADLRWRGGLIMRGLRTLPVQFTPLPS; translated from the coding sequence ATGTCCACCCCCGATGTGCCCGAGCTCTTCACCTGGGAGTTCGCCACCGACCCCTATCCCGCCTACGCCTGGCTGCGCGAGCACGCGCCCGTCTACCGGACCGAGCTGCCCAGCGGCGTGGAGGCCTGGCTCGTCACGCGGTACGCCGACGCCAAGCGGGCGCTCGCCGACCCCCGGCTCTCCAAGAACCCCGTCCACCACGCCGGGTCGGCGCACGCCAAGGGGAGGACGGGGATTCCGGGGGAGCGCAACGCCGAGCTGATGACCCATCTGCTGAACATCGACCCGCCGGACCACACCCGGCTGCGGCGGCTCGTGTCCAAGGCGTTCACCCCCCGCCGCGTGGCTCAATTCGCGCCACGCGTGCAGGAGCTGACGGACCGTCTCATCGACGGCTTCGCGGCGAAGGGCGAGGCGGACCTCATCCACGACTTCGCCTTCCCCCTCCCCATCTACGCGATCTGCGATCTGCTCGGGGTGCCACGCGAGGACCAGGACGACTTCCGGGACTGGGCCGGGATGATGATCCGCCACGGCGGCGGCCCGCGCGGCGGCGTCGCGCGGTCGGTCAAGAAGATGCGGAACTATCTCGCCGAACTCATCCACCGTAAGAGGGAGAACCCCGGCGACGACCTGATCTCCGACCTGATCCGGTCGAGCGACCACGGCGAGCACCTCACCGAGAACGAGGCCGCCGCGATGGCCTTCATCCTCCTCTTCGCCGGGTTCGAGACCACTGTCAACCTCATCGGGAACGGTATGTACGCGCTGCTGCGCCACCCGGAGCAGCGCGCGCTGCTCCAGGCGTCGCTCGACGCGGGGGAGAGCGGCCTGCTGGCGACCGGCGTCGAGGAACTGCTGCGGTACGACGGGCCGGTGGAGCTGGCGACGTGGCGGTACGCCACCGAGCCGCTGACGCTCGGCGGGCAGGCGGTCGCGACCGGCGATCCCGTCCTTGTTGTCCTCGCGGCGGCCGACCGGGACCCCGCGCGGTTCGAGGATCCGGACCGGCTGGATCTCGCACGGCGTGACAACCAGCATCTCGGTTACGGACACGGCATCCACTACTGCGTCGGGGCGCCGCTCGCCCGGCTGGAAGGACAGGCCGCGCTCGGCACGCTGCTGACACGCCTGCCCGACGTGCGACTTGCGGGAGATCCGGCTGATTTGCGGTGGCGGGGAGGGCTCATCATGCGTGGATTGCGCACACTTCCGGTGCAGTTCACGCCTTTGCCCAGCTGA
- a CDS encoding cyclopropane-fatty-acyl-phospholipid synthase family protein: MADAAPRLTTLAEELLGAPLPVRIRAWDGSESGPPNAPVLIIRNRRALRRLLWKPGEMGLARAWVAGEIDVDGDLYALLEQLAGIIWERGADAKDAVHPVLDPRMRAAARGLVAIAGPWPPPAPPPEEIRRRHGATHTKRRDKEAISHHYDVGNDFYAMVLGPSMVYSCAYWDAGPGTGGAPDAGTSLEDAQRDKLDLVCRKLALKKGDRLLDVGCGWGSMALHAAREYGVRVTGITLSREQAAYARERIAEEGLADLVDIRVQDYRDVKDGPYDAISSIGMAEHVGSVQYREYADDLYALLKPGGRLLNHQIARRPEKNEDEYRIDDFIDAYVFPDGELAPLGRTVATLEEAGFEARDVESIREHYALTLRRWVANLEKHWDRAVRATSPGRARVWRLYMAASALSFETNRIGVNQILAVRPPENGASGMPLRARDWR, encoded by the coding sequence ATGGCCGACGCCGCGCCGCGGCTGACCACTCTTGCCGAAGAGTTGCTGGGGGCGCCGCTCCCGGTCCGTATCCGTGCCTGGGACGGCAGCGAGTCGGGCCCCCCGAACGCACCCGTCCTCATCATCCGCAACCGCCGGGCCCTGCGCCGACTCCTGTGGAAGCCCGGCGAAATGGGCCTGGCCCGCGCCTGGGTGGCCGGTGAGATCGACGTCGACGGCGACCTGTACGCGCTGCTGGAGCAGCTCGCCGGGATCATCTGGGAGCGCGGCGCCGACGCGAAGGACGCGGTCCATCCCGTACTGGACCCCCGGATGCGGGCCGCGGCCCGCGGGCTGGTCGCGATCGCGGGGCCGTGGCCGCCGCCCGCCCCGCCCCCCGAGGAGATCAGGCGGCGGCACGGCGCGACGCACACCAAGCGCCGTGACAAGGAAGCCATCAGCCACCACTACGACGTGGGCAACGACTTCTACGCCATGGTCCTCGGCCCGTCCATGGTCTATTCCTGCGCCTACTGGGACGCGGGCCCCGGCACCGGCGGCGCGCCCGACGCCGGCACCAGCCTGGAGGACGCGCAGCGCGACAAGCTCGACCTCGTCTGCCGCAAGCTCGCGCTCAAGAAGGGGGACCGGCTGCTCGACGTGGGGTGCGGGTGGGGCTCGATGGCCCTGCACGCGGCCCGCGAGTACGGCGTCCGGGTCACCGGCATCACCCTCTCCCGGGAGCAGGCCGCGTACGCGCGCGAGCGGATCGCGGAGGAGGGGCTCGCGGACCTGGTGGACATCCGCGTCCAGGACTACCGGGACGTCAAGGACGGTCCGTACGACGCCATTTCGTCCATCGGCATGGCCGAACACGTGGGTTCGGTCCAGTACCGCGAGTACGCGGACGATCTGTACGCCCTCCTCAAGCCCGGCGGGCGGCTGCTCAACCACCAGATCGCCCGCCGGCCGGAGAAGAACGAGGACGAGTACCGCATAGACGATTTCATCGACGCGTACGTCTTCCCGGACGGCGAACTGGCCCCGCTCGGCCGGACCGTCGCCACCCTGGAGGAGGCCGGCTTCGAGGCCCGTGACGTCGAGTCGATAAGAGAGCACTACGCGCTGACCCTGCGCCGCTGGGTGGCCAACCTGGAGAAGCACTGGGACCGCGCGGTCCGCGCCACCTCCCCGGGCCGCGCCCGCGTGTGGCGGCTCTACATGGCCGCGTCCGCCCTCTCCTTCGAGACCAACCGGATCGGGGTCAACCAGATCCTGGCCGTACGGCCTCCGGAGAACGGCGCGTCAGGGATGCCGCTGCGCGCCCGCGACTGGCGCTGA
- a CDS encoding Ppx/GppA phosphatase family protein, whose protein sequence is MTRVAAIDCGTNSIRLLVADIDPGTGELTDLDRRMRIVRLGQGVDRTGRLAPEALERTFAACREYAAVVAEHAVERVRFVATSASRDAENRDDFVRGVLDILGVEPEVVTGDEEAALSFTGATNELEVRDSCLVVDIGGGSTEFVVGDDRVRAGRSVDIGCVRLTERHLLHDGVLSDPPTAAEVAAMRADIEAALDLAGESVPLEEPRTLVGLAGSVTTVAGIALDLPAYDSAAIHRSRIPFARVKEITERLLRATHDERAAIPVMHEGRVDVIGAGSLILLVIMERTGATEVVVSEHDILDGIAHGVAADVRGAARRGPRETS, encoded by the coding sequence GTGACCAGGGTCGCGGCCATCGACTGCGGTACGAACTCGATCCGCCTGCTCGTCGCGGACATCGATCCCGGTACGGGCGAACTCACCGACCTGGACCGGCGGATGAGGATCGTCCGGCTGGGCCAGGGCGTGGACAGGACCGGCCGGCTCGCCCCCGAGGCGCTGGAGCGCACCTTCGCCGCCTGCCGTGAGTACGCGGCCGTCGTCGCGGAGCACGCGGTGGAGAGGGTCCGCTTCGTGGCGACCTCCGCCTCGCGCGACGCCGAGAACCGCGACGACTTCGTCCGCGGGGTCCTGGACATCCTGGGTGTCGAGCCCGAGGTCGTCACGGGCGACGAGGAGGCGGCCCTCTCCTTCACCGGCGCCACGAACGAGCTGGAGGTCCGGGACAGCTGCCTGGTCGTGGACATCGGCGGCGGCTCGACGGAGTTCGTCGTCGGCGACGACCGGGTCAGGGCGGGACGGTCCGTGGACATCGGCTGCGTACGGCTGACCGAGCGGCACCTCCTGCACGACGGCGTCCTCAGCGACCCGCCCACGGCCGCCGAGGTGGCCGCGATGAGGGCCGACATCGAGGCGGCCCTGGACCTGGCGGGGGAGAGCGTCCCGCTGGAGGAGCCGCGCACGCTGGTGGGGCTCGCCGGTTCGGTGACCACGGTCGCCGGGATCGCGCTGGACCTGCCCGCGTACGACTCCGCCGCGATCCACCGCTCCCGTATCCCCTTCGCGCGGGTGAAGGAGATCACCGAGCGCCTTCTCCGCGCCACGCACGACGAGCGGGCGGCGATCCCGGTGATGCACGAGGGCCGGGTCGACGTGATCGGCGCGGGCTCCCTGATCCTCCTGGTGATCATGGAAAGGACCGGCGCGACGGAGGTCGTCGTGAGCGAGCACGACATCCTCGACGGCATCGCCCACGGCGTCGCGGCGGACGTCCGGGGAGCCGCGCGGAGAGGCCCGCGAGAAACTTCGTGA
- the eno gene encoding phosphopyruvate hydratase — protein MLVPSIDVVVAREILDSRGNPTVEVEVGLDDGSTGRAAVPSGASTGAFEALELRDGDPNRYQGKGVEKAVLAVIEQIGPELVGYDATEQRLIDQAMFDLDATPDKSSLGANAILGVSLAVAHAASEASDLPLFRYLGGPNAHLLPVPMMNILNGGSHADSNVDIQEFMIAPIGAESFSEALRWGAEVYHTLKRVLKDKGLSTGLGDEGGFAPNLDSNRAALDLILEAIKEAGYAPGRDIALALDVAASEFYKDGKYEFEGKSRSAAELTEYYEELVASYPLVSIEDPLYEDDWAGWKVLTDKLGSKVQIVGDDLFVTNPERLARGIEEGSANALLVKVNQIGSLTETLDAVELAQRSGFKCMMSHRSGETEDVTIADLAVATNCGQIKTGAPARSERVAKYNQLLRIEEILDDAAVYAGRSAFPRFKG, from the coding sequence ATGCTCGTGCCGTCCATCGACGTCGTCGTAGCCCGGGAAATCCTCGACTCCCGAGGCAACCCCACGGTCGAGGTCGAGGTCGGCCTCGACGACGGCAGCACCGGCCGTGCTGCTGTCCCCTCCGGTGCCTCCACCGGTGCGTTCGAGGCCCTTGAACTCCGCGACGGTGACCCCAACCGTTACCAGGGCAAGGGTGTCGAGAAGGCCGTCCTCGCCGTCATCGAGCAGATCGGCCCGGAGCTGGTCGGGTACGACGCCACCGAGCAGCGCCTCATCGACCAGGCGATGTTCGACCTGGACGCCACCCCGGACAAGTCGTCGCTCGGCGCCAACGCCATCCTCGGCGTCTCCCTCGCCGTCGCGCACGCCGCCTCCGAGGCCTCCGACCTGCCGCTCTTCCGCTACCTCGGCGGCCCGAACGCGCACCTGCTGCCCGTTCCGATGATGAACATCCTGAACGGCGGCTCGCACGCCGACTCGAACGTGGACATCCAGGAGTTCATGATCGCCCCGATCGGCGCGGAGTCCTTCTCCGAGGCCCTGCGCTGGGGCGCCGAGGTCTACCACACGCTCAAGCGCGTCCTGAAGGACAAGGGCCTGTCGACCGGCCTCGGCGACGAGGGCGGCTTCGCGCCGAACCTGGACTCCAACCGCGCCGCGCTCGACCTCATCCTCGAAGCCATCAAGGAGGCCGGTTACGCGCCGGGCCGCGACATCGCGCTCGCGCTCGACGTCGCCGCGTCCGAGTTCTACAAGGACGGAAAGTACGAGTTCGAGGGCAAGTCCCGCTCCGCCGCCGAGCTGACCGAGTACTACGAGGAGCTCGTCGCCTCCTACCCGCTGGTCTCCATCGAGGACCCGCTGTACGAGGACGACTGGGCCGGCTGGAAGGTCCTCACCGACAAGCTGGGCTCCAAGGTCCAGATCGTCGGCGACGACCTCTTCGTCACCAACCCCGAGCGCCTCGCCCGCGGCATCGAGGAGGGCTCCGCCAACGCCCTGCTCGTCAAGGTCAACCAGATCGGCTCGCTCACCGAGACGCTGGACGCCGTCGAGCTGGCCCAGCGCAGCGGCTTCAAGTGCATGATGTCCCACCGCTCCGGCGAGACCGAGGACGTCACCATCGCCGACCTCGCCGTCGCCACCAACTGCGGCCAGATCAAGACCGGCGCGCCCGCCCGCTCGGAGCGCGTGGCCAAGTACAACCAGCTGCTGCGCATCGAGGAGATCCTCGACGACGCCGCGGTGTACGCCGGCCGCAGCGCGTTCCCCCGCTTCAAGGGCTGA
- a CDS encoding transglycosylase family protein: protein MLRSKAKHRRPSKAVRYATLAGVTGAAVAVPLLGATSASAATTAEWDQVAACESGGNWSINTGNGFYGGLQFTPSTWAAYGGTAYAARADQASKSQQIAVAEKVLAGQGKGAWPSCGVGLSGASNDSAPAAPSQPAEQPAAQPQQSAPQQQSAPSTRSAEQPASRGASRPTTIKKGDGEYKVKSGDTLSKIAAGHHVKGGWKKLFDLNKDIVTDADVIFPGQQLHLS from the coding sequence ATGCTGCGTTCCAAGGCCAAGCACCGCCGTCCGTCCAAGGCCGTCCGTTACGCCACGCTCGCCGGGGTGACCGGTGCCGCCGTCGCGGTCCCGCTGCTGGGCGCCACGTCCGCCTCCGCCGCGACCACCGCCGAGTGGGACCAGGTCGCCGCGTGCGAGTCCGGCGGCAACTGGTCCATCAACACCGGCAACGGCTTCTACGGCGGCCTCCAGTTCACCCCGTCCACCTGGGCCGCGTACGGCGGCACCGCCTACGCCGCCCGCGCCGACCAGGCCTCCAAGTCCCAGCAGATAGCCGTCGCCGAGAAGGTCCTCGCGGGCCAGGGCAAGGGCGCGTGGCCGAGCTGTGGTGTGGGCCTCTCCGGCGCCTCGAACGACTCCGCCCCGGCCGCCCCGTCGCAGCCGGCCGAGCAGCCCGCCGCGCAGCCGCAGCAGTCCGCGCCGCAGCAGCAGTCCGCGCCGTCCACGCGCAGCGCCGAGCAGCCGGCCTCGCGCGGTGCGAGCCGTCCCACCACGATCAAGAAGGGTGACGGCGAGTACAAGGTCAAGTCCGGCGACACCCTGTCGAAGATCGCCGCCGGTCACCACGTCAAGGGTGGCTGGAAGAAGCTGTTCGACCTGAACAAGGACATCGTCACCGACGCGGACGTGATCTTCCCGGGCCAGCAGCTCCACCTGAGCTGA
- a CDS encoding DUF501 domain-containing protein codes for MDTPPPQTERTEPTEADVAAFKEQLGRPPRGLRAIAHRCPCGQPDVVETAPRLPDGTPFPTTYYLTCPRAASAIGTLEANGVMKEMSERLATDPGLAAAYRKAHEDYLARRDAIEVLEGFPSAGGMPDRVKCLHVLVGHSLAAGPGVNPLGDEALAMLPEWWRKGPCVTPCGATPGDDRPTAEDSRPSDGSPA; via the coding sequence ATGGACACGCCCCCTCCGCAGACCGAACGCACCGAGCCCACCGAGGCGGACGTCGCGGCTTTCAAGGAACAGCTGGGCCGCCCGCCCCGCGGGCTGCGGGCCATCGCGCACCGCTGTCCCTGCGGACAGCCGGACGTGGTCGAGACCGCCCCGCGGCTCCCCGACGGCACGCCCTTCCCGACGACGTACTACCTGACCTGCCCGCGCGCGGCCTCGGCCATCGGCACGCTGGAGGCGAACGGCGTCATGAAGGAGATGTCCGAGCGCCTCGCGACCGATCCCGGGCTGGCCGCCGCGTACCGCAAGGCCCATGAGGACTACCTGGCGCGCCGGGACGCCATCGAGGTCCTGGAGGGCTTCCCCAGCGCCGGTGGCATGCCGGACCGGGTGAAGTGCCTGCACGTCCTGGTCGGCCACTCGCTGGCGGCGGGCCCCGGCGTGAACCCGCTGGGGGACGAGGCGCTGGCGATGCTGCCGGAGTGGTGGCGCAAGGGCCCGTGCGTGACGCCGTGCGGGGCCACCCCGGGAGACGACCGGCCCACCGCCGAGGACAGCCGGCCCAGCGACGGGAGTCCCGCGTGA
- a CDS encoding FtsB family cell division protein, which translates to MAGNRDRFSTATRLRVLGEQTAARVYRSQNRRQARRSRLTGRAAFLALVVCTLVVALAYPMRQYVSQQNEIADQERLSREARQRVEELRDEKARLQDDAYIERLAREHLHYLMPGDTGYTMIDPDAARQEREDQGAADRPWYSNVLDSVDNADRPDT; encoded by the coding sequence ATGGCCGGGAACCGGGACCGGTTCTCCACCGCGACCAGGCTGCGGGTGCTCGGAGAGCAGACCGCGGCCCGTGTCTACCGCTCGCAGAACCGCCGCCAGGCCCGCCGCTCCCGGCTCACCGGACGCGCGGCCTTCCTCGCCCTCGTCGTCTGCACGCTGGTCGTCGCGCTCGCCTATCCGATGCGGCAGTACGTGTCGCAGCAGAACGAGATCGCCGACCAGGAGAGGCTCTCGCGCGAGGCGCGGCAGCGGGTGGAGGAGCTGCGCGACGAGAAGGCGCGTCTCCAGGACGACGCCTACATCGAGCGGCTGGCCCGCGAGCATCTCCACTACCTGATGCCGGGGGACACCGGCTACACGATGATCGACCCGGACGCGGCGCGCCAGGAACGCGAGGACCAGGGCGCGGCCGACCGCCCCTGGTACTCGAACGTGCTGGACAGTGTGGACAACGCGGACCGCCCGGACACGTAA
- a CDS encoding NAD(P)/FAD-dependent oxidoreductase, with protein sequence MSTTERPRILVVGGGYVGLYAARRILKKMRYGEATVTVVDPRSYMTYQPFLPEAAAGSISPRHVVVPLRRVLPKAEVLTGRVTTIDQDRKVATVAPLVGEAYELPFDYLVVALGAVSRTFPIPGLAEQGIGMKGIEEAIGLRNHVLEQLDKADSTTDEEVRRKALTFVFVGGGFAGAETIGEVEDLARDAAKYYSNVTREDMRFVLVDVADKILPEVGPKLGTWGKEHLEGRGVEIYLKTGMDSCVDGHVVLNNGLEVDSNTIVWTAGVKPNPALARYGLPLGPRGHVDTSEKLQVQGTDYIWAAGDNAQVPDIAARKAGVENAWCPPNAQHALRQAKVLGDNVMSGMRGFPQKDYSHANKGAVAGLGLHKGVAMIVAGKVKIKFKGRLAWYMHRGYHGMAMPTWNRKIRVFADWTLAMFLKREVVSLGAMETPREEFYEAAKPAPAAAAPQPAQEKAKAS encoded by the coding sequence ATGAGCACCACGGAGCGTCCCAGGATCCTCGTTGTAGGCGGTGGGTACGTAGGCCTGTACGCAGCTCGTCGCATTCTGAAGAAGATGCGCTACGGGGAGGCGACCGTCACGGTTGTCGACCCTCGCTCGTACATGACGTACCAGCCCTTCCTCCCCGAAGCTGCCGCCGGCAGCATCTCGCCCCGGCATGTCGTCGTCCCGTTGCGACGCGTGCTGCCCAAGGCGGAGGTGCTCACCGGCCGGGTCACGACCATCGACCAGGACCGCAAGGTCGCCACGGTCGCGCCGCTCGTCGGCGAGGCCTACGAGCTGCCCTTCGACTACCTGGTCGTCGCGCTCGGCGCGGTCTCCCGTACCTTCCCGATCCCCGGCCTCGCCGAGCAGGGCATCGGCATGAAGGGCATCGAGGAGGCCATCGGCCTGCGCAACCATGTGCTGGAGCAGCTGGACAAGGCCGACTCGACCACCGACGAGGAGGTCCGCCGCAAGGCGCTGACCTTCGTCTTCGTGGGCGGCGGCTTCGCCGGCGCGGAGACCATCGGTGAGGTCGAGGACCTGGCCCGCGACGCGGCCAAGTACTACTCGAACGTCACGCGCGAGGACATGCGGTTCGTCCTCGTCGACGTCGCCGACAAGATCCTCCCCGAGGTCGGCCCGAAGCTGGGCACGTGGGGCAAGGAGCACCTTGAGGGCCGCGGCGTCGAGATCTACCTCAAGACCGGCATGGACTCCTGCGTCGACGGTCATGTGGTGCTCAACAACGGCCTGGAGGTCGACTCCAACACGATCGTCTGGACGGCCGGCGTCAAGCCGAACCCGGCGCTCGCCCGCTACGGTCTCCCGCTCGGCCCCCGCGGCCACGTGGACACCAGCGAGAAGCTCCAGGTCCAGGGCACCGACTACATCTGGGCCGCCGGCGACAACGCGCAGGTCCCGGACATCGCCGCCCGCAAGGCCGGCGTGGAGAACGCCTGGTGCCCGCCGAACGCGCAGCACGCGCTCCGGCAGGCCAAGGTCCTCGGCGACAACGTGATGTCCGGCATGCGCGGCTTCCCGCAGAAGGACTACAGCCACGCCAACAAGGGCGCGGTCGCCGGTCTGGGCCTGCACAAGGGCGTCGCGATGATCGTCGCCGGCAAGGTGAAGATCAAGTTCAAGGGCCGGCTGGCCTGGTACATGCACCGTGGCTACCACGGCATGGCGATGCCGACCTGGAACCGCAAGATCCGGGTCTTCGCCGACTGGACGCTCGCGATGTTCCTCAAGCGCGAGGTCGTCTCGCTGGGCGCCATGGAGACGCCGCGCGAGGAGTTCTACGAGGCCGCGAAGCCGGCCCCGGCGGCCGCTGCCCCGCAGCCCGCGCAGGAGAAGGCCAAGGCCTCCTGA